In Flavobacterium praedii, the DNA window CTGATTTTACAAGTTTATTAATTCAGATTGTAATTTCTACATTTATTGTTTTAATAACAGCCGAATTTCTTCCCAAGGTTTTCTTTCAGATTTACGCCAATTCCTTGATGAAATTTTTCGCCATTCCGGCTTATTTTTTTTATAGGTTATTCTATTTTGTTTCCACTTTTTTGATTTGGATTTCAGATTTTTTATTGAAAAAATTTTTTAAAACAGAAGGAGATCAGGTACAACTTTATTTTAGTAAAATAGAACTCGGTAATTACATTACGGAACAAATGAGTACAGTGGAAGATCATGAAGAGGTAGATTCTGAAATACAAATATTTCGTAATGCACTAGATTTTTCTGGAGTAAAAGCAAGAGATGTAATGACGCCTAGGACTGAGATTTCTGCTATAGATGTTTCGGAATCCTTAAATGAACTTAGAGAATTATTTATAGAGACAGGTTATTCAAAAATGCTTGTTTATCAAAATTCACTCGACGATATTATAGGATATGTGCATTCTTTTGATTTATTTAAAAAACCATCCAGCATCAAAGAGATCGTGATTCCTGTAGAATTTATCCCTGAAGCGATTTATGTGAAAGATGCAATGAGTCTGTTAACCAAAAAAAGAAAAAGTGTTGCGGTTGTCCTGGATGAATATGGGGGTAC includes these proteins:
- a CDS encoding hemolysin family protein, which translates into the protein MEISIIILCLILCAFFSGMEIAFISSNKIYLELEKKQDNFLSKILIKLTEKPSKFIAAMLIGNNIALVVYGFFMGNLLMSWLLLLQWHFSDFTSLLIQIVISTFIVLITAEFLPKVFFQIYANSLMKFFAIPAYFFYRLFYFVSTFLIWISDFLLKKFFKTEGDQVQLYFSKIELGNYITEQMSTVEDHEEVDSEIQIFRNALDFSGVKARDVMTPRTEISAIDVSESLNELRELFIETGYSKMLVYQNSLDDIIGYVHSFDLFKKPSSIKEIVIPVEFIPEAIYVKDAMSLLTKKRKSVAVVLDEYGGTSGILTIEDIVEELFGEIEDEHDSDEELVEKELENGVYLFSARFDVEYLNQTYKLSIPESESYGTLGGFIVDFTKEIPQKGDNITIENYHFTIEEATNKKIELVKMTIKD